One Armatimonadota bacterium DNA window includes the following coding sequences:
- the lipA gene encoding lipoyl synthase, protein VTGQTSQRPEWLKARLPGGPNYRDLVQIMRTQALHTVCEEARCPNIGDCWERRTATFLVLGNLCTRNCAYCAIAHGLPTELDWQEPERVARAVAAMGLRHAVITSVNRDDLADGGAAIFAATIRRIHQYLPECTVEVLIPDFKGDPRALQTVLDAGPEILGHNIETVPRVFRVVRHGGSYARSLELLRRAKEWGYTAFTKSGIILGMGETWDELLQTMADLRAVDCDILTLGQYLRPGPDYHPIDRYYTPQEFAELKRIGLAMGFRYVESGPLVRSSYHADEQARAVRALRARIGYAAT, encoded by the coding sequence GTCACCGGTCAGACCTCGCAGCGTCCGGAGTGGCTGAAGGCCCGGTTGCCGGGCGGGCCCAACTACCGCGATCTCGTGCAGATCATGCGCACCCAGGCGCTGCACACGGTCTGCGAGGAGGCCCGCTGTCCGAACATCGGCGACTGCTGGGAGCGGCGCACCGCCACCTTCCTGGTCCTGGGCAACCTGTGCACCCGCAACTGCGCCTACTGCGCCATCGCCCACGGCCTGCCCACCGAACTGGACTGGCAGGAGCCCGAGCGGGTGGCGCGGGCGGTGGCGGCCATGGGCCTGCGCCACGCGGTGATCACCTCGGTGAACCGCGACGACCTGGCCGACGGCGGCGCCGCCATCTTCGCCGCCACCATCCGCCGCATCCACCAGTACCTGCCCGAGTGCACCGTGGAGGTGCTGATCCCCGACTTCAAGGGAGACCCCCGCGCCCTGCAGACGGTCCTGGATGCCGGGCCGGAGATCCTGGGACACAACATCGAGACCGTCCCCCGGGTCTTCCGGGTGGTCCGGCACGGCGGCAGCTACGCCCGGTCGCTGGAGCTGCTGCGTCGGGCGAAGGAGTGGGGCTACACCGCCTTCACCAAGAGCGGCATCATCCTGGGGATGGGGGAGACCTGGGACGAGCTGCTCCAGACCATGGCGGACCTGCGGGCGGTGGACTGCGACATCCTCACCCTCGGCCAGTACCTCCGGCCGGGTCCGGACTACCACCCCATCGACCGCTACTACACCCCGCAGGAGTTCGCCGAGCTCAAGCGGATCGGGCTCGCCATGGGCTTCCGCTATGTGGAGTCGGGGCCCCTGGTGCGGTCCTCCTATCACGCCGACGAGCAGGCCCGCGCCGTCCGCGCCCTGCGGGCCCGCATCGGGTACGCCGCCACCTGA
- a CDS encoding dihydrolipoamide acetyltransferase family protein, with translation MPVEVRLPQLGESTFEGTIGRWLKKPGDRVERFEPLVEIITDKVNVEMPAPVGGVLTQILVPEGQTVPVGTPIALVETAAAETPAAGVPAAAAAPAPEPAPPPAAPPPAEEKVRLSPVVRRLAEEHGIPLEEVARLRGSGAGGRVTKDDLLRYLQARQAGPMPAVPGPAPAPAPPPGAPPATPVPPIPPPVLHPGDQLLKLTPLRRSVAQRMAQSKREIPHAYGVIEVDMTALVRWREAHKDQWRAREGVNITYTAFFVRAAVEALKAFPIVNSTWSDEGIILRRAINIGIGIALDEGLVVAVIKQADQKNLVGIARELEELGRRAREGTLTLDDVQGGTFTITNPGVFGSIWSMPIIVPGQAAILATDAIVKRPVVRGDAIAIRDIMHLGLAFDHRIFDGAVADRFLHRIREKLEGFAGGDAALTDF, from the coding sequence ATGCCCGTGGAAGTGAGGCTCCCCCAGCTGGGCGAGAGCACCTTTGAGGGCACCATCGGCCGCTGGCTGAAGAAGCCCGGCGACCGGGTGGAGCGCTTTGAGCCGCTGGTGGAGATCATCACCGACAAGGTCAACGTGGAGATGCCGGCCCCGGTGGGCGGCGTCCTCACCCAGATCCTGGTGCCCGAGGGCCAGACCGTGCCCGTGGGCACGCCCATCGCCCTGGTGGAGACCGCCGCCGCAGAGACCCCTGCCGCCGGGGTGCCGGCCGCCGCGGCCGCGCCTGCTCCGGAGCCCGCGCCGCCCCCCGCCGCCCCGCCGCCCGCCGAGGAGAAGGTGCGGCTGTCGCCGGTGGTGCGGCGCCTGGCCGAAGAGCACGGGATTCCTCTGGAGGAGGTGGCGCGGCTGCGGGGCAGCGGTGCCGGCGGCCGGGTGACCAAGGACGACCTGCTGCGCTACCTGCAGGCCCGGCAGGCTGGCCCCATGCCCGCTGTACCCGGCCCCGCGCCGGCCCCCGCCCCGCCGCCCGGGGCCCCGCCGGCGACCCCGGTTCCTCCCATCCCCCCGCCGGTGCTGCACCCGGGGGACCAGCTGCTCAAGCTCACCCCGCTGAGGCGCTCGGTGGCCCAGCGCATGGCCCAGTCCAAGCGGGAGATTCCCCACGCCTACGGGGTCATCGAGGTGGATATGACCGCCCTGGTCCGCTGGCGGGAGGCCCACAAAGACCAGTGGCGGGCCCGGGAAGGCGTGAACATCACCTACACGGCCTTCTTTGTCCGCGCCGCCGTGGAGGCCCTGAAGGCGTTTCCCATCGTCAACTCCACGTGGAGCGACGAGGGCATCATCCTGCGGCGGGCCATCAACATCGGGATCGGGATCGCCCTGGACGAGGGTCTCGTGGTGGCGGTGATCAAGCAGGCGGACCAGAAAAACCTGGTGGGCATTGCCCGGGAGCTGGAGGAGCTGGGCCGGCGGGCGCGGGAGGGTACCCTGACCCTCGACGACGTGCAGGGGGGGACGTTCACCATCACGAACCCCGGCGTGTTCGGCTCCATCTGGTCGATGCCGATCATCGTGCCGGGGCAGGCGGCCATCCTGGCCACCGACGCCATCGTCAAGCGGCCGGTGGTGCGGGGTGACGCCATCGCCATCCGGGACATCATGCACCTGGGACTGGCGTTCGACCACCGGATCTTTGACGGAGCCGTCGCCGACCGCTTCCTGCACCGCATCCGGGAAAAGCTGGAGGGGTTTGCGGGCGGGGACGCGGCCCTGACGGATTTCTGA
- a CDS encoding RidA family protein, whose amino-acid sequence MQRDVISTESAPRAIGPYSQAIRANGFVFLSGQIALDPLTGQVVGQDVKTQTRRVLDNIAAVLAAAGSSLDKVVKCTVFLKDMNDFGPMNEEYGSYFKELPPARTTVQVARLPRDALVEIEVIALA is encoded by the coding sequence GTGCAGAGGGACGTCATCTCCACCGAGTCGGCTCCGCGGGCCATCGGGCCCTACTCCCAGGCCATCCGCGCCAACGGATTCGTGTTCCTGTCCGGGCAGATCGCCCTGGACCCTCTCACCGGACAGGTGGTGGGCCAGGACGTCAAGACCCAGACCCGCCGCGTGCTCGACAACATTGCGGCGGTGCTGGCGGCGGCCGGATCGTCGCTGGACAAGGTGGTCAAGTGCACCGTCTTCCTCAAGGACATGAACGACTTCGGGCCCATGAACGAGGAGTACGGCAGCTACTTCAAAGAACTGCCGCCGGCCCGCACCACGGTGCAGGTGGCCCGGCTGCCCCGCGACGCCCTGGTGGAAATCGAGGTGATCGCCCTGGCGTAG